One genomic region from Bacillus sp. SLBN-46 encodes:
- a CDS encoding zinc-binding dehydrogenase: MKALLLHDKGLWKEMKVEETDIPKPSAGELLIEVHAVGLNPVDYKTATGGNPNWAYPHILGLDVAGVVAEVGECVTGWAKGDRVVYHGDLTKKGGFAEYAVTTAHTVSRIPDQVTFEDAAALPTAGYTAYQSLFRKLPMDHIDTLLIHGGAGGVGGFAVQLAKWAGKTVISTASRQNHEYVRSLGADYVIDYREEDVKAKVMEVTNGRGVDAIIDAVSRQSATDSLDMLAFLGHIVHIAGAPDYTQVKPFTKAISFHEIALGPAHQSGDRKAQEDLGVMGNEMLALLAEGKISSMLKEVITLEQVPEALSRLSERHVKGKIVAKLK, translated from the coding sequence ATGAAAGCATTACTTTTACATGATAAAGGTCTTTGGAAAGAGATGAAGGTAGAAGAAACAGATATTCCAAAACCAAGTGCAGGTGAGTTATTGATTGAGGTTCATGCAGTAGGACTCAATCCGGTTGATTATAAAACGGCAACAGGCGGTAATCCAAATTGGGCATACCCCCACATTCTAGGATTAGATGTTGCTGGGGTAGTTGCAGAAGTAGGAGAATGTGTAACTGGTTGGGCAAAAGGCGATCGAGTAGTCTATCATGGTGACCTGACGAAAAAAGGCGGTTTTGCTGAATACGCAGTGACAACTGCTCATACAGTTTCACGGATTCCAGATCAAGTAACATTTGAAGATGCTGCGGCTTTGCCGACAGCGGGATATACTGCTTATCAATCCTTATTCCGTAAGCTTCCAATGGACCACATTGATACCCTTCTCATTCACGGCGGCGCTGGTGGTGTAGGTGGGTTTGCTGTCCAATTAGCGAAGTGGGCCGGTAAAACAGTTATCTCTACGGCTTCTCGCCAAAATCACGAGTATGTTAGATCACTTGGTGCGGACTATGTTATCGATTATCGAGAAGAAGATGTGAAGGCGAAGGTAATGGAAGTCACCAATGGTCGTGGGGTAGACGCCATTATTGATGCAGTTAGCCGTCAAAGTGCCACCGATTCACTGGACATGCTTGCCTTTTTAGGACACATCGTTCATATTGCTGGTGCCCCTGATTACACACAGGTGAAGCCTTTTACCAAAGCAATTTCTTTCCATGAGATTGCTCTTGGGCCTGCCCATCAATCCGGAGATCGAAAAGCACAAGAAGATTTAGGTGTGATGGGGAACGAAATGCTCGCTTTATTGGCAGAAGGGAAAATTTCGTCTATGTTAAAAGAAGTAATCACACTTGAACAAGTACCTGAGGCACTCTCCCGTCTTTCTGAACGACATGTAAAGGGCAAGATTGTAGCTAAATTAAAGTAA
- a CDS encoding FAD-dependent oxidoreductase, with protein sequence MDLKSGKFYWETTLPNTTTYPVLEEDICCDVLIIGGGSSGAQCAYYLSETDLDVVVVDKRKIGTGSTSVNTALIQYLGDKMLFELVNTFGEKTAIHHTKLCEEAINDMERTSQMMDIDPEFYRRDSLYYASDQAGVEKLNNELYYLQKHNFKVDFLTERQISERYPFKKEAALYLYQDGEINPLKYNHGLLLEAQKKGVRVFEKTRINGKQFQKDGATFFTENGYSIKARHVIIAAGYEGLEFMKDKNAVISSSYAVVTNQVESFTDWYKQTLIWETARPYIYMRTTKDNRVIIGGLDDNTTYVDDRDSKIMHKKDKLIEEFNKLFPSIEVYPEYYLGAFYGGTHDGLPMIGQYDEFPNCYFVFAYGDNGLVYSGVMAKILRDVIAKGAHSAMSLYHQSRSAAAFNKK encoded by the coding sequence ATGGACTTAAAAAGTGGGAAGTTTTATTGGGAAACAACCTTACCAAATACCACTACATATCCTGTTTTAGAGGAAGACATATGCTGCGATGTTCTTATCATAGGAGGAGGAAGTTCTGGGGCGCAATGTGCCTACTATCTAAGTGAGACAGACCTAGATGTTGTAGTGGTCGATAAACGTAAGATTGGTACGGGAAGTACAAGTGTGAATACGGCTCTTATTCAGTATTTGGGAGATAAAATGCTATTTGAGTTAGTAAATACCTTTGGAGAAAAAACAGCTATTCATCATACGAAGCTATGCGAAGAAGCAATAAATGATATGGAACGAACGTCTCAAATGATGGACATAGATCCTGAATTCTACAGGAGGGATAGTCTCTATTATGCGAGTGATCAAGCAGGAGTAGAAAAACTCAATAATGAGTTATATTACCTACAAAAACATAATTTTAAAGTGGATTTCCTAACAGAGAGGCAGATTAGTGAACGCTATCCCTTCAAAAAAGAAGCGGCTCTATATTTATATCAAGATGGTGAAATTAATCCACTTAAGTATAATCATGGACTCCTTTTAGAAGCTCAGAAAAAGGGAGTGCGGGTCTTTGAGAAAACAAGAATCAATGGGAAACAATTTCAAAAAGATGGTGCCACCTTTTTTACTGAAAATGGCTATTCCATAAAGGCACGACACGTCATTATTGCTGCAGGGTACGAGGGATTGGAGTTTATGAAAGATAAAAATGCCGTTATATCAAGCTCGTATGCAGTTGTTACTAATCAGGTAGAGAGCTTTACAGATTGGTATAAGCAAACTCTTATTTGGGAGACCGCACGCCCCTATATTTATATGCGAACGACGAAAGATAACCGAGTGATTATTGGTGGATTAGATGACAATACCACCTATGTTGATGATCGCGATTCTAAGATTATGCATAAGAAAGATAAGCTAATTGAGGAGTTTAACAAACTTTTTCCTTCTATTGAGGTTTATCCAGAGTACTATTTAGGAGCCTTTTACGGAGGGACACATGATGGCTTGCCAATGATTGGGCAATATGATGAGTTCCCCAATTGTTATTTCGTATTTGCATATGGAGATAATGGACTTGTATACAGCGGGGTAATGGCAAAAATTTTGAGAGATGTTATAGCAAAAGGGGCCCATTCTGCTATGAGTCTGTATCATCAGAGTCGATCTGCTGCTGCATTTAATAAAAAGTAG
- a CDS encoding VOC family protein, with product MSFSFDHLVVFLKKPEEALVPLYEKGIHAINGGHHQWWGTYNSLSYFGLSYIEFLGIEDLSIAEKQRNNRLITEIVKKLSKQEHEGPAKIAIRTREIQQLATKLKAEGYTVYGPFPGERVREDGQIIKWSLLFLENDPNELAMPFFIEWEKSDEERFLDLKEQGLIGNSTFESVGFVVHNLENTTTNWGELLNLEPSEEFIDAAMNARCQKLDLSGTSLLFCTPLGEGPAKKVLEEKGETPFLINLEGTNQFNLFEMFGGVWRLQ from the coding sequence ATGTCATTTTCCTTCGATCACTTAGTGGTATTTCTAAAAAAGCCAGAGGAGGCGCTGGTGCCTTTATACGAGAAAGGAATTCATGCTATTAATGGAGGTCATCATCAATGGTGGGGAACCTATAACTCTTTATCCTATTTTGGGTTAAGCTATATTGAATTTTTAGGAATTGAAGATTTATCAATTGCGGAGAAACAAAGAAACAATCGATTGATTACAGAAATTGTGAAGAAACTCTCAAAACAAGAGCATGAGGGTCCTGCTAAAATAGCGATTCGAACAAGAGAGATTCAACAATTAGCTACAAAGCTCAAAGCAGAGGGGTATACGGTGTATGGCCCATTCCCTGGTGAACGGGTTCGAGAGGATGGGCAAATCATTAAGTGGTCACTTTTATTTTTAGAAAATGACCCCAATGAACTTGCCATGCCATTTTTCATCGAATGGGAAAAGTCTGATGAAGAGAGGTTTTTAGATTTAAAAGAGCAAGGATTAATAGGTAACTCAACTTTTGAGAGTGTAGGCTTTGTGGTTCATAACTTAGAAAATACCACAACCAATTGGGGGGAATTATTAAATCTTGAGCCAAGTGAGGAATTTATTGATGCAGCCATGAATGCTAGATGCCAAAAACTAGACCTTTCAGGCACAAGTCTATTGTTCTGTACACCACTTGGAGAGGGACCAGCCAAAAAGGTATTAGAGGAAAAAGGAGAGACTCCTTTCCTAATAAATCTTGAGGGAACAAATCAGTTTAATCTGTTTGAGATGTTCGGTGGAGTATGGAGATTGCAATAA